Within Bdellovibrio bacteriovorus HD100, the genomic segment TCGGCTGTCAGATTTGGATCTTTTTTCACGACCACGGCCTTCACGATTTCGCCAGAGTGCTGGTCGACCACGCCGATAGCCGCCACTTCCAGGACACCTGGGTGGGACGCGATGGCCTCTTCCACTTCATTCGGGTAGACGTTGAAGCCGGAAACCAGGATCATGTCTTTTTTGCGATCCACGATTTTGAAGAAACCATCCGCATCAGCAACAGCCACGTCACCGGTTTTCAGCCAGCCGTCATTCAGAACCTGGGCGGTTTCATCAGGACGATTCCAATAGCCGGCCATCACCTGAGGACCACGGCAGACAAGTTCACCTGGCTCTCCCAGGGCAACTTCTTTGCCATCATCATCAATCAGCATGATGTCTGTGCTTGGGAAGGGCAGGCCGATCGTGCCCACGCGGTCAGTGCCGTCAATCGGGTTGCAGCACACAACTGGAGAAGCCTCGGTCAAGCCGTAACCTTCCACAATCACGGACTTGGTCAGTTCCATCCATTTTTCTGCCACAGGTTTTTGCAGTGTCATAGCGCCTGCCACGCTGACTTTCACACGAGTGAAATCAATGGTGGTGAAAGCCGGGTTGTTCATCAAAGCGTTGAACAGCGTGTTCACGCCCGCCATCACGGTGAATGGAGTGTTTTTAAGTTCTTTGATAAAGCCCGGGATGTCGCGCGGATTCAAGATCAGCACGTTTTCGCTGCCGTAACGAAGCAGGCCCAGACAGTTCAGGGTCAAAGCAAAGATGTGATACATTGGCAAAGCCGCAATTGCGACCTCTTCACCTTCGCGCAATTTTGGTTTCATCCAGTCGCAGATCTGCAGCATGTTCGCTGCGACATTTCTGTGGGTCAGCATCGCACCCTTTGCCACACCCGTCGTACCGCCGGTGTATTGCAGGAAGGCGACGTCTTCAAGACTTGTTGGAACTTTGGATGATGGTTTCATCGCGCCCAGTTCCAAAGCCTGACGGAAGGTGTAGGCCTGCGGCAGGTGATAGGCCGGAACCATTTTTTTGATGTACTTCACAACCGAGTTCACCAGGATTCTTTTCGGAGTCGGGAACAGGTCGG encodes:
- a CDS encoding AMP-binding protein, with product MERIWLKNYPKGVPHEVDLSKYGSLVDVYEEAIGKFKTKKAFTSMGVSLTFSELDRKVDQFASFLQNELKLKKGDRIAIQMPNLLQFPIVAFAALRSGLTIVNTNPLYTAKEMRHQFKDSGAKAIVILANYAHLLQEILKETDIESVVITEVADLFPTPKRILVNSVVKYIKKMVPAYHLPQAYTFRQALELGAMKPSSKVPTSLEDVAFLQYTGGTTGVAKGAMLTHRNVAANMLQICDWMKPKLREGEEVAIAALPMYHIFALTLNCLGLLRYGSENVLILNPRDIPGFIKELKNTPFTVMAGVNTLFNALMNNPAFTTIDFTRVKVSVAGAMTLQKPVAEKWMELTKSVIVEGYGLTEASPVVCCNPIDGTDRVGTIGLPFPSTDIMLIDDDGKEVALGEPGELVCRGPQVMAGYWNRPDETAQVLNDGWLKTGDVAVADADGFFKIVDRKKDMILVSGFNVYPNEVEEAIASHPGVLEVAAIGVVDQHSGEIVKAVVVKKDPNLTAEDVIAHARKSLTNYKVPRLVEFRTELPKTNVGKILRRALRDNVK